The following are encoded in a window of Acidimicrobiales bacterium genomic DNA:
- a CDS encoding site-specific DNA-methyltransferase, with protein MSRRENHDAAAFYDRFRPPLLSSDEQVAPPLPVAEPFLCADARTMAEVADNSVALVVTSPPYFAGKTYEEEVEREGVPASYLEYLALLGAVFTECARVLEPGGRIAVNVANLGRKPYRSLSADVIRILQDDLGLLLRGELIWQKGEGASGNCAWGSFRSASNPVLRDITERVVVASKGRFDRALGGKRRREQGLPSESTLMAEDFMALTLDLWSIPPESARRVGHPAPFPVELPEQLIRLYTFAGDLVLDPFMGAGSTLVAAARLRRRYVGYDTDASYVETARRRVAALAAAGGSADGLAAEARREGRSAEQLAAAVLDGAGFTVTATDHLVAKSGVRISFAARDAAGEEFLFDVVGAFVSHRGGLARNDAVWRALGRAAAVRGRSEAPLVLLTTELPKRPGPGDAALRSAGPSVVFDLVDLLDPAARERLARYAKGGQGAEPLPGFWGAGELT; from the coding sequence GTGAGCCGGCGCGAGAACCACGACGCCGCGGCCTTCTATGACCGCTTCCGGCCACCGCTGCTCTCCTCCGACGAGCAGGTCGCGCCGCCGCTCCCCGTCGCCGAGCCCTTCCTCTGCGCCGACGCGCGGACGATGGCCGAGGTCGCCGACAACTCCGTCGCCCTCGTCGTCACCTCACCGCCCTACTTCGCCGGCAAGACCTACGAGGAGGAGGTGGAGCGCGAGGGGGTCCCCGCCTCCTATCTCGAGTACCTCGCGCTCCTCGGCGCGGTCTTCACCGAGTGCGCCCGTGTCCTCGAGCCCGGGGGGCGGATCGCCGTCAACGTCGCCAATCTCGGGCGCAAGCCCTACCGCAGCCTCTCGGCGGACGTGATCCGCATCCTGCAGGACGACCTCGGCCTCCTCCTGCGCGGCGAGCTCATCTGGCAGAAGGGCGAGGGGGCGAGCGGCAACTGCGCGTGGGGGTCGTTCCGCAGCGCCAGCAACCCGGTGCTCCGCGACATCACCGAACGGGTCGTGGTCGCGAGCAAGGGCCGCTTCGATCGGGCGCTCGGCGGCAAGCGGCGCCGCGAGCAGGGCCTCCCCTCGGAGAGCACGCTGATGGCCGAGGACTTCATGGCCCTCACCCTCGACCTGTGGAGCATCCCCCCTGAGTCGGCGCGGCGCGTCGGCCATCCCGCACCCTTCCCCGTCGAGCTGCCCGAGCAGCTGATCCGCCTCTACACCTTCGCGGGCGACCTCGTCCTCGACCCCTTCATGGGCGCCGGGTCGACCCTCGTCGCCGCGGCCCGCCTCCGCCGCCGCTACGTGGGCTACGACACCGACGCCTCCTACGTCGAGACCGCCCGGAGGCGCGTCGCGGCCCTCGCCGCAGCAGGCGGGAGTGCGGACGGGCTCGCGGCCGAGGCACGCCGCGAGGGGCGCTCGGCCGAGCAGCTCGCCGCCGCGGTCCTCGACGGTGCGGGTTTCACCGTCACCGCGACAGACCACCTCGTGGCGAAGAGCGGGGTGCGGATCTCCTTCGCGGCGCGCGACGCGGCAGGCGAGGAGTTCCTCTTCGACGTCGTCGGCGCGTTCGTGAGCCACCGTGGCGGCCTGGCCCGCAACGACGCGGTCTGGCGCGCCCTCGGTCGGGCGGCGGCGGTGCGCGGCCGCAGCGAGGCGCCGCTCGTCCTCCTCACCACCGAACTGCCGAAGCGCCCCGGACCGGGGGACGCCGCGCTGCGCAGCGCCGGGCCGTCGGTCGTCTTCGACCTCGTCGACCTGCTCGACCCGGCCGCGCGCGAGCGGCTGGCTCGCTACGCGAAGGGCGGCCAGGGAGCCGAGCCGCTACCCGGCTTCTGGGGAGCCGGCGAGCTCACCTGA
- a CDS encoding aldo/keto reductase yields the protein MEYRDFGKTGLQVSLCGLGSGGASRLGLAYGSTEEQAIAVIHRALELGINYFDTAENYANEAVVGRGLAGHRDEVVLSTKVGPRTADDVLLTAKELRAAVELALEKLGTDRVDVFHLHRLRASDFDYFTAELAPELECLRDAGKLRFTGVSESTGDDPEHLMLQRAVAEDLFDVVMVGFTFFNQSARDKVFPAAIAHGTAVEIMASARTQFSQAELLAKEITERIASGEVDADGIDLAAPLDFLIGPGRATSVAEASYRFAAHEPGVHTVLVGTGKIDHLEENVVSLNAGPLPGDVTEVLVEAFGHLASAVFVPGRPVAKWA from the coding sequence ATGGAGTACCGGGACTTCGGGAAGACGGGGCTGCAGGTGAGCCTCTGCGGCCTCGGCTCGGGGGGCGCGAGCCGCCTCGGCCTCGCCTACGGCTCGACCGAGGAGCAGGCGATCGCCGTCATCCACCGCGCGCTCGAGCTCGGCATCAACTACTTCGACACCGCCGAGAACTACGCGAACGAGGCGGTCGTCGGGCGCGGCCTCGCGGGCCACCGCGACGAGGTCGTCCTCTCGACCAAGGTCGGGCCGCGCACCGCTGACGACGTGCTCCTCACCGCGAAGGAGCTACGTGCCGCCGTCGAGCTCGCGCTCGAGAAGCTCGGCACCGACCGCGTCGACGTCTTCCACCTGCACCGCCTGCGCGCCTCGGACTTCGACTACTTCACCGCCGAGCTCGCACCCGAGCTCGAGTGCCTGCGCGACGCGGGCAAGCTCCGCTTCACGGGGGTCTCGGAGAGCACGGGCGACGACCCCGAGCACCTGATGCTGCAGCGCGCCGTCGCCGAGGACCTCTTCGACGTGGTGATGGTGGGCTTCACCTTCTTCAACCAGTCGGCGCGCGACAAGGTCTTCCCGGCGGCGATCGCGCACGGCACCGCCGTAGAGATCATGGCCTCGGCGCGCACCCAGTTCTCCCAGGCCGAGCTGCTCGCGAAGGAGATCACCGAGCGCATCGCCTCGGGCGAGGTCGATGCCGACGGGATCGACCTCGCCGCGCCGCTCGACTTCCTGATCGGCCCGGGCAGGGCCACCTCGGTCGCCGAGGCCTCCTACCGCTTCGCCGCGCACGAGCCGGGCGTGCACACCGTGCTCGTCGGGACCGGGAAGATCGACCACCTCGAGGAGAACGTCGTCTCGCTGAACGCGGGGCCCCTCCCCGGCGACGTCACCGAGGTGCTCGTCGAGGCCTTCGGCCACCTCGCCTCTGCCGTCTTCGTGCCCGGCCGACCGGTCGCGAAGTGGGCCTGA
- a CDS encoding ArsR family transcriptional regulator: MTLSPAGRVTLPPGRRAVLYALRRRGEAGVEELAEQLQMTHSGVRQHLNVLSEEGLVEAVEEDPPSPRRGRRTLRYSVTPEADHLFPKAYGELTNELLGYLDDADPTLLASLFERRREHRIAGARAHLEPLDGLGARVAELARILDADGYLAGVEEIAGGYLIVERNCAIWAVAQRYGHACVSELEFIQAALPEAEVRRVAHLVAGARQCAYEVTPRVAAG; the protein is encoded by the coding sequence GTGACCCTCTCCCCGGCTGGCCGCGTGACCCTCCCCCCGGGGCGCCGGGCCGTCCTCTACGCGCTCCGCCGCCGCGGCGAGGCGGGCGTCGAAGAGCTCGCCGAGCAGCTGCAGATGACGCACAGCGGCGTCCGCCAGCACCTCAACGTGCTGAGCGAGGAAGGCCTCGTGGAGGCGGTCGAGGAGGATCCGCCGAGCCCGCGGCGGGGGCGCAGGACGCTCCGCTACAGCGTCACCCCCGAGGCCGACCACCTCTTCCCGAAGGCCTACGGCGAGCTCACCAACGAGCTCCTCGGCTACCTCGACGACGCCGACCCCACCCTCCTCGCCTCGCTCTTCGAGCGGCGCCGCGAGCACCGGATCGCGGGCGCGCGGGCGCACCTCGAGCCCCTCGACGGCCTCGGCGCGCGCGTCGCCGAGCTGGCGCGCATCCTCGACGCCGACGGCTACCTCGCCGGCGTGGAGGAGATCGCCGGGGGCTACCTGATCGTCGAGCGGAACTGTGCGATCTGGGCGGTCGCCCAGCGCTACGGGCACGCCTGCGTGAGCGAGCTCGAGTTCATCCAGGCCGCCCTCCCCGAGGCGGAGGTGCGGCGCGTCGCCCACCTCGTCGCCGGGGCCCGGCAGTGCGCCTACGAGGTCACGCCGCGCGTCGCCGCGGGCTGA